DNA from Lactobacillus sp. ESL0791:
AATTTCGCTGGATGAAGCATACCTTGATGTCACAGAAAATAAGCTGGGGATAAAGTCGGCACTGCAGCTGGCAGTTCGGCTACAAACGAAAATTCGCCAAGAAATTGGGCTAAACAGTTCTTTTGGCGTCACCTATAATAAATTTTTGGCAAAAATGGGCTCCGAATATTCCAAACCTTTTGGCCGAACCATTATTTTACCCAGCGAGGCCAAAGGATTTTTAGCTAAGCAGGAAATTGCCCAATTTCATGGCATTGGCCCGAAAACTCAGGAAAAACTGCATAAGATGGGCATTTATACCGGTGGCGACCTACAAAAAACTCCGGTGCGGACGCTGCTGAAGCAGTTTAATAAAATGGGTTATCTGATGGCGGAACACGCTAACGGAATTGACTTGTCGCGGGTTGTTGCCGATGATGAGCGCAACCGCAAGTCAATCGGCATTGAGCGGACGTATGAGCCCAGCATTTTTTCTGAACAGACGGCACTGACGAACATGCGCAATTATTGCGCGCGCCTTGAAGAGGAAATGCGTGAACGAGGTTTTTATGCCAATACTGTGGTGATTAAGGTGCGCAATTTAGATTTTGTAACGGTCACCAAAAGACGCAAACTGTCACAGGCGACTAATGATAAAAATGAGTTGTATGCTTCTGCCAAAGATTTATTTGTGACGATTTCAAGCGGCTATCTTAATGAGGGGATCAGGCTGCTGGGAGTGACCGTGACGGATTTCAGCCGGACGGATTATGCCCAAATTGATTTATTTTCGGGGAACTAAATGAGCGTTTTTTCTGGTACACTGAATATTAATGTTTTTAAGGAGAAAAATATGAGCACGTTTGATGAAATTTATAAGAAAATTGAAGAGTATCCAACGATCATCCTGCACCGGCATACCAGTCCGGATCCCGATGCGTTAGGGTCTCAGGCCGGCTTAGCGCGGTCACTGAAAAAGAAATTTCCGGCTAAAAAGATTTTGTGTGCGGGAGAAAACGATGAGGGTGATCTTGTCTGGATTAACCACATGGACCCGGTAACCAAGGCCGATTACCAGGGAGCCTTGGTCATTACGACAGACACCGGCAACACAGCGCGAATTGCCAACAAGCTTTATGATTGCGGTGATTTTTTAATTAAAATTGACCATCATCCGGATGTTGAACCGTATGCGGAGATGAGTTATGTTGATGACGCGGCTCCGGCGGCATCACAAATTGTTGCCGACTTTTTATATGCCGAAAACTTACCGGTGGATAAAGCCGTTGCTTATCCGCTGTATGCGGGAATTGTTGGCGACACTGGCCGGTTCATGTACCCGGAAACAACTGAGCATACCTTTAATGTTGTGGCTAAGTTGACGGCAACCGGTATTAATATCACGGAAATTGCCCGCAACATTAGCGATGTCACATTTGAACAGGCCAAGCTGCAAGCCAGTGTCATGGAATATATGCAAGTTGATCCCAGCGGTGCTGCTTATGCAATTTTGACCCAGAAGACGCTGCACAAATTGGGGGTTAATTCTGAGCAAGCTTCCTGCACGGTTTCCAGTCCAGGTCGGATCAAAGATGTCATTGCTTGGAATGTATTTGTTGAAAAAGAGGACGGGACTTTCCGCGTACATTACCGCTCCAAGGGTCCGGTAATTAATGAATTGGCTGCAAAACATGATGGTGGCGGCCATGCATTGGCCAGTGGTGCGAATGCTGCTGACATGGCTGAGGTTAAGCAAATTTTTGCGGAATTGGTTGAGGTAACCAAGAAATATAACGAGGATCATGAATAATATTTTTACAGATGAAAAACTGAGGCCGGAAATACGTGCTGGCCTAGCGAAAATTAATTTTACTAAACCAACCAAAGTGCAAGCGGAGGTTATTCCCCTGCTGCTTGACGGTAAAAATGCGATTGTTCAGGCAGTTACCGGTTCTGGAAAAACGCATGCTTATTTGGTACCGGTTCTGAACGCAATTGCGGTTGATCATAAGTACACCCAGGCTGTGATTACCGCTCCCAGCCGAGAATTGGCCGAGCAGCTCTATTTAGTTGCCCGCCAGCTGCGGGATGCATCCGGATTGAACATTTCAATTGCTCATTTAGCAGGGGGCACGGATCGGGAGCGGCAGATCCAAAAATTGACGGCTAACAAGCCTCAGCTTGTGATTGCTACGCCCGGGCGCCTGCATGATTTTGTTCAGAAAAAATTGTTGCTGGTTGACCAAGCGCAGGTTTTGATCGTTGACGAAGCTGATATGACACTGGATATGGGTTTTTTGGCTGACATTGATTATGTTGCTCAGAAGATGCCCAAAGATGTTTTGTTTGCAGTTTTTTCCGCAACGATTCCGGTCAAGCTGACTAATTTCCTGCGAAAATATATGAAACGGCCTGAGCAGGTAACCATTGATAATCCGGCCGTAATTGCGCCTGGCATCAAAAATGATTTGTTAGATGTCGGGAGCAAGAGCCGCAAGGGCATTTTGTATCAGCTGCTGACGATGGGGCAGCCGTATCTCGCCCTGATTTTTGCTAATACTAAGCAAAGGGTTGATGAATTAACTGCTTATTTGCAATCTCAGGGGCTCAAAGTTGCTAAAATTCACGGCGGCATTACTGAACGGGAACGTAAACGGACTCTACGCGAAGTTGCTCAGGGTCAGTTTCAGTATGTGGTGGCAACGGATTTGGCTGCCCGTGGACTTGACATTGACGGTGTCAGCCTGGTGATTAATTATGAGATTCCGCGTGATCTGGAATTTGTGATCCACCGAATTGGGCGCACTGGCCGTAATGGCTTAACGGGCCACGCTGTAACCTTGATCCGTGAAGAAGAAATGAATCGCATTGCTGGCTTAGAGCATATGGGGATTCATTTTGATTTTGTGCAGATTAAGAATGGTGAATTAGTTCCCCGTAACCATTACCATCGCCGCAGCGAACGTTCTTCGACTAACCATAAGATTGATCCCAAGTTAAATGGTTACGTGAAAAAAGAGAAAAAGAAGCGTAAGCCCGGTTATAAGCGCAAGATTAAACAGGCGATTCAAAAGGATAAGGCACAAAAACGTAAAATTGAGCAACGCCATGAAGTGCGCAAAGCGAAAAGAATGCGAAAAAAGCGTCGGGATGAAAAGTAAATAGATTTAATAATAAGGTTTTCCGAATTTTAGGAAAGCCTTATTTTTCTCAAAATGCTTACACGTGGAATAATACGTGTTATAATTTTTGTGAAAACAAGTAAATATTAATACTAGAGGAGATGTGTCAAATGAAGTACTTATATTTTGCTATATTCACGTTAAATAAAGCTGGACAATACGAAGTTTCTTTCCCTGATTTTGCTCCAGAAGTGGCTACCTATGGCAACAATCTTTCTGAAGCTTTGGCAGCCGCCAAGCAGGCGTTAACCGGTGTTTTATTGGTTAAAGAAGATTATCGCGAAACAATTCCAACGGCAAGCACGCAAACAGAAATTCATTATGACAAGGGCGAATTGTTAATTCCAATTGAAGTAAATACCGAACTTGCAAGAGAAAAGGAAGAGAACAAATTAGTCAAAAAGACCTTAACGATTCCTAGTTATTTGGATAAATTGGGCAAAAGCAAAGGAATCAATTTTTCGCAGACACTAACGGCGGCTTTAAAGGAAAAATTGATTTAATTAGTTCAATCGAGCTGTTCATGTTGAAATGAGCAGTTTTTGTTTACAACGAATCTTTAATTAACGGTAAAATTTGTACGCAGCTTCGTTTTTCTGTATCTCTAATCTTTATAATCAATTTATTATAAGCTATCGAAATAATGAAAGAGGAACAGTAATGAATATTTTTGGCCATTTGTTTGCAGTCCTTTTCCGACAGAAAACTAGGATAACTCACCGTGTTTGGCTATTGCAACTAGTTGCGGTTCTCGTAACAATGATAATTGTAGTTTGGGGCACCGAAATTACGCGCGACACGCTGATGAATGCATTTGGACTTTGTTTTTTTCTGTTGTTCTTTGTTTCCAACGCCATTTATTTGCTGGTGACTTGCTGGCAGAATGAGAAATTCAATCGCAGCCAAACCTGGCGCCTGGTTCCGGTAAAGGATCGTTATATTTACTTAGCAAACACCTTTAGCTCATTTATCGCTTTCGTTTATCTAGATGTTTTGGAAGTAATTGAATTTTTCCTGGGCCTTTTTTGTTTGTATCCAGCTTCAAAATATTGGCTGAATGAAACTGGTCAATTTATTGGAAAAATTTTCAGCGGCAGCGAATTTGGTAAAGCAGTTGAAGTGGCATGCGTCCTCCTGCTAATGGGATTAGCAGTTTACTTAATTGTTAGTTTTCTTAATTTTAGTCAGCGTGCCTTAATTGATTTTTGGCCTGCGGGTTCGTCAAAGCTAGTCATTTTTTTGACAAGGCTTTTGCTAATTATCGTGGTTAGTTGGCTTGTAATTAATGGCTGGCAAATTTTGGCGCATCTTGATGCCAATATTGAACACGTGCTGTTTAATATTCCCTACCGTTATCTGCCAGATTATAATAACAAAATTAATTTGTCAGGTGATTTAGGATTGTTTTTATTGTTTGACATTGTTACCTTATTTTTGAA
Protein-coding regions in this window:
- the dinB gene encoding DNA polymerase IV, with product MNEKEGDLLPRNDTHRRIIHLDMDAFYASVETRDNPRLAKKALIVGRDPRETNGHGVVTTANYVARKYGVHSAMPTMKALRLIPRDQIVFVTPNFPKYRAVSAEIHQLMHEITDQVQSISLDEAYLDVTENKLGIKSALQLAVRLQTKIRQEIGLNSSFGVTYNKFLAKMGSEYSKPFGRTIILPSEAKGFLAKQEIAQFHGIGPKTQEKLHKMGIYTGGDLQKTPVRTLLKQFNKMGYLMAEHANGIDLSRVVADDERNRKSIGIERTYEPSIFSEQTALTNMRNYCARLEEEMRERGFYANTVVIKVRNLDFVTVTKRRKLSQATNDKNELYASAKDLFVTISSGYLNEGIRLLGVTVTDFSRTDYAQIDLFSGN
- a CDS encoding bifunctional oligoribonuclease/PAP phosphatase NrnA — translated: MSTFDEIYKKIEEYPTIILHRHTSPDPDALGSQAGLARSLKKKFPAKKILCAGENDEGDLVWINHMDPVTKADYQGALVITTDTGNTARIANKLYDCGDFLIKIDHHPDVEPYAEMSYVDDAAPAASQIVADFLYAENLPVDKAVAYPLYAGIVGDTGRFMYPETTEHTFNVVAKLTATGINITEIARNISDVTFEQAKLQASVMEYMQVDPSGAAYAILTQKTLHKLGVNSEQASCTVSSPGRIKDVIAWNVFVEKEDGTFRVHYRSKGPVINELAAKHDGGGHALASGANAADMAEVKQIFAELVEVTKKYNEDHE
- a CDS encoding DEAD/DEAH box helicase: MNNIFTDEKLRPEIRAGLAKINFTKPTKVQAEVIPLLLDGKNAIVQAVTGSGKTHAYLVPVLNAIAVDHKYTQAVITAPSRELAEQLYLVARQLRDASGLNISIAHLAGGTDRERQIQKLTANKPQLVIATPGRLHDFVQKKLLLVDQAQVLIVDEADMTLDMGFLADIDYVAQKMPKDVLFAVFSATIPVKLTNFLRKYMKRPEQVTIDNPAVIAPGIKNDLLDVGSKSRKGILYQLLTMGQPYLALIFANTKQRVDELTAYLQSQGLKVAKIHGGITERERKRTLREVAQGQFQYVVATDLAARGLDIDGVSLVINYEIPRDLEFVIHRIGRTGRNGLTGHAVTLIREEEMNRIAGLEHMGIHFDFVQIKNGELVPRNHYHRRSERSSTNHKIDPKLNGYVKKEKKKRKPGYKRKIKQAIQKDKAQKRKIEQRHEVRKAKRMRKKRRDEK
- a CDS encoding type II toxin-antitoxin system HicB family antitoxin, with product MKYLYFAIFTLNKAGQYEVSFPDFAPEVATYGNNLSEALAAAKQALTGVLLVKEDYRETIPTASTQTEIHYDKGELLIPIEVNTELAREKEENKLVKKTLTIPSYLDKLGKSKGINFSQTLTAALKEKLI